The following proteins come from a genomic window of Lycium ferocissimum isolate CSIRO_LF1 chromosome 4, AGI_CSIRO_Lferr_CH_V1, whole genome shotgun sequence:
- the LOC132052694 gene encoding B3 domain-containing protein At4g34400-like, with protein sequence MVTPMDRGYIVNDLPNFLQIYSPEMCYSKLKIPSGFLKFFNGDIPLAFLLEVEGPARRSWRVVREEIQEDFFFKGGWPNFVQDNNLEFGDYLTFSYVGNSNFYVRIYGKYGYMKADLTAIEELELHRLDEENAHATQEEALLADQALDGSVNSGVSVRLFEVVMKKFNFQKMIFNIPAAFGNKYMKKGQKFEKMATLLTDGANWPVVVRGSDRLKFRKGWREFVRDNDLRVGDVLCFKLIDEENFILKVRIRRNPNLNEV encoded by the exons ATGGTGACACCAATGGATAGAGGCTATATTGTTAATGATCTTCCTAACTTCCTTCAGATTTATAGCCCTGAAATGTGCTATTCAAAGCTG aaaataccATCAGGATTTCTGAAGTTTTTCAATGGAGATATTCCACTGGCCTTTCTGCTTGAAGTTGAAGGTCCAGCTAGGAGATCTTGGAGGGTTGTTAGAGAAGAGATCCAAGAGGATTTCTTTTTCAAGGGTGGTTGGCCAAACTTCGTACAAGATAATAATTTGGAGTTTGGAGATTATCTGACATTTTCTTATGTTGGAAACTCAAATTTTTACGTAAGAATATATGGAAAATATGGCTACATGAAGGCGGACCTAACTGCCATCGAGGAGCTTGAATTGCATCGATTGGATGAAGAAAATGCCCATG CGACACAAGAGGAAGCTCTGCTAGCAGATCAAGCACTTGATGGGTCAGTAAACTCTGGTGTCTCAGTCCGTTTATTCGAAGTCGTCATGAAGAAATTCAACTTTCAGAAAATGATATTT AATATACCGGCTGCATTTGGCAACAAATACATGAAGAAGggccaaaaatttgaaaaaatggcTACTCTTCTTACTGATGGTGCTAACTGGCCAGTTGTAGTTCGTGGTTCTGATAGACTTAAATTTCGAAAAGGGTGGCGTGAATTTGTACGCGACAATGATTTGCGCGTAGGAgatgttttatgttttaagCTAATTGATGAGGAGAATTTCATACTTAAAGTTCGCATTAGGCGCAACCCAAATCTCAATGAagtataa
- the LOC132052693 gene encoding leucine-rich repeat extensin-like protein 4, which translates to MQNFAGHSSCLNKLFYLVIFLILFNASTTNQISNYSYDRFGGPEIEKSNSRKLLSYNGDILAINPSLTFENFRLKNAYIALQAWKEVILSDPHNITANWEGSNVCNYTGVFCWPSLDEPNELTVAGIDINHGDIAGKLPHELGLLFDIALIHINSNRFCGTIPESFLNLKLLFELDLSNNRFVGKFPDVVVQLPNLKFLDLRFNEFEGGLSRQIFERSFDALFINNNRFSSELPDNFGNSPVSVMVLANNNFEGCIPVSLGKMTKLNELLLINNNFHSCLPNEIGMLKNLTVLDVSYNQIVGTLPESIGEMESLEQLNLGHNMMSGVISSNICTLPNLKRFVYDHNYFSEESPVCLRLPSFADQDNCLRGRPMQRPALDCQRFLSQKVDCTTFKCALPPPSPTPPPNTCCTCLPPPPSPAPTPTSPLLPSLPSPSPLPPVEPPSSPPPPPTHCNATPSPPPPSCTPPPTFSPPPPSISPPSPLPPSSPTPTQNSSSPPPPNMPTPLPSPPRCENQTIPTSQDTSPPSP; encoded by the coding sequence ATGCAAAATTTTGCAGGTCATAGTTCTTGCCTAAACAAATTATTCTACCTTGTTATCTTCCTTATTCTCTTCAATGCATCCACCACTAATCAAATATCTAATTATAGTTATGATCGTTTCGGTGGCCCTGAAATTGAAAAGAGTAACAGCAGAAAGCTGTTATCCTACAATGGTGATATTCTTGCCATCAATCCATCACTTACTTTTGAGAATTTTAGGCTAAAGAATGCTTACATTGCATTACAAGCTTGGAAAGAAGTCATTCTCTCTGATCCTCACAATATAACCGCGAATTGGGAAGGATCTAATGTGTGCAACTACACTGGAGTTTTCTGTTGGCCTTCTCTTGATGAGCCAAATGAGCTTACAGTTGCTGGTATCGATATCAACCATGGCGATATAGCTGGTAAACTTCCACATGAATTAGGTTTACTATTTGACATTGCATTGATTCATATAAACTCTAATAGGTTCTGTGGTACAATCCCTGagagtttcttgaatttaaagCTTCTTTTTGAGTTAGATCTTAGTAATAATCGGTTCGTTGGCAAGTTCCCCGATGTGGTTGTCCAATTGCCTAACTTGAAGTTTCTTGATCTGAGATTCAATGAGTTTGAAGGTGGACTATCAAGGCAAATTTTTGAAAGGAGTTTTGATGCTctattcattaacaacaacaggTTTTCTTCTGAGTTGCCTGATAATTTCGGAAATTCGCCTGTTTCTGTCATGGTTTTGGCAAACAACAACTTTGAGGGATGTATACCTGTTAGTTTAGGCAAAATGACAAAATTGAATGAACTGCTTCTTATAAATAACAATTTTCATTCATGTTTGCCAAATGAGATTGGGATGCTGAAGAATTTGACTGTGTTGGATGTGAGTTATAATCAAATTGTGGGAACTTTACCTGAGAGCATTGGAGAGATGGAGAGCTTGGAGCAGTTGAATTTGGGTCATAATATGATGTCTGGAGTGATTTCTAGCAACATATGTACACTTCCAAATTTGAAGAGATTTGTGTATGATCATAACTACTTTTCAGAAGAGAGTCCAGTTTGTCTAAGATTGCCTTCATTTGCTGATCAAGATAATTGTCTTAGAGGAAGGCCCATGCAGAGACCTGCATTGGATTGCCAGAGATTTTTGTCTCAAAAAGTTGATTGTACTACTTTCAAATGTGCATTGCCACCTCCATCACCTACCCCTCCACCAAACACTTGTTGTACTTGTTTGCCTCCACCACCATCACCAGCACCAACCCCAACATCCCCTTTACTACCATCACTGCCATCACCATCTCCGCTGCCACCTGTCGAGCCGCCATCATCCCCACCACCGCCTCCAACTCATTGCAATGCTACTCCATCGCCGCCACCACCAAGCTGTACGCCACCTCCTACATtctctccaccaccaccaaGCATATCACCGCCGTCCCCATTGCCGCCTTCTTCACCCACACCGACTCAAAACTCTTCTTCACCTCCGCCACCAAACATGCCAACACCACTACCTTCTCCTCCACGGTGTGAAAAtcagacaataccaacaagtcaAGATACGTCTCCTCCTTCGCCTTGA
- the LOC132054675 gene encoding E3 ubiquitin-protein ligase PUB24-like codes for MEEVEIPQYFLCPISLQIMKDPVTTVTGITYDRENIEQWLLMADENTSTCPVTKQPLSKDTALLTPNHMLGRFIRSWTISNAEKGIEQIPSPKYPLNKSHVIRLIRQVNNRELYLQALRKMVTMISENETNKKCLDEAGAIKALVSLILRSFKEGKLIMGLEEALRIFHLVWNPTHENKQLVKDNHDLIEAILWILKSREMCNNYNQVVTIKTHAILVLKNVISVSSTNLLSSLTPEFFQHILNTLRKNNKNYFNQQTTKAALHVLIDACPRGRNRLKMIELGAIFELIELELSNPEKRVTELVFSLLSHLCSLADGRAELLKHAAGIAMVSKRILRISPATDDSAIQILRLISKFSATKEVLMEMLRVGAVSKFCMVIQADCEAYLKKKALEILRAHSNVWNNSPCVQIYLLRRYPGQ; via the coding sequence ATGGAAGAAGTAGAGATACCCCAATATTTCTTGTGTCCTATATCACTCCAAATCATGAAAGATCCTGTAACAACAGTCACTGGAATCACCTATGATAGGGAAAATATTGAACAATGGTTGTTGATGGCAGATGAAAATACATCTACATGTCCAGTGACAAAACAACCTTTGTCTAAAGACACAGCGTTGTTGACACCAAACCATATGCTCGGGCGATTTATTCGATCCTGGACCATAAGCAATGCTGAGAAAGGGATCGAACAAATTCCATCGCCTAAATATCCTCTCAACAAATCACACGTCATCAGGCTAATTCGTCAGGTGAATAATCGCGAGCTTTATTTACAAGCTTTACGAAAAATGGTGACTATGATAAGTGAGAATGAGACAAATAAGAAGTGTTTGGATGAAGCTGGTGCAATTAAGGCATTGGTTTCGTTGATATTGAGGAGTTTCAAGGAAGGGAAATTAATTATGGGACTTGAAGAAGCCTTGAGGATTTTCCATCTTGTCTGGAACCCAACACATGAAAACAAGCAACTTGTCAAGGATAATCATGATCTAATTGAGGCTATTTTATGGATTTTGAAGAGTCGCGAAATGTGCAACAATTACAATCAAGTTGTAACAATCAAGACTCATGCAATATTGGTCCTGAAAAATGTGATCTCAGTGTCAAGTACTAATCTCTTGTCGAGTCTCACACCGGAATTTTTCCAACATATATTGAATACTTTgagaaaaaacaacaaaaattacTTCAATCAACAGACAACAAAAGCAGCTTTACACGTGCTAATAGATGCATGTCCAAGGGGAAGAAACAGGCTAAAAATGATAGAATTGGGGGCCATTTTCGAGCTAATTGAGCTCGAATTAAGCAACCCTGAGAAAAGAGTTACTGAATTAGTGTTTTCTCTTTTGTCACATTTGTGTAGTTTAGCTGATGGGAGAGCTGAATTATTGAAACATGCAGCCGGAATTGCAATGGTTTCTAAAAGGATACTTAGAATTTCTCCAGCTACAGATGATAGCGCAATTCAGATTCTTAGattaatttctaaattttcTGCTACAAAAGAAGTGTTGATGGAGATGTTAAGAGTTGGAGCCGTGTCAAAATTTTGCATGGTGATTCAAGCAGATTGTGAAGcatatttgaagaaaaaagcTTTGGAAATATTAAGGGCACATTCTAATGTTTGGAACAACTCTCCATGTGTACAAATTTATCTCTTGAGAAGATATCCTGGACAATAG